From one Triticum urartu cultivar G1812 chromosome 3, Tu2.1, whole genome shotgun sequence genomic stretch:
- the LOC125544905 gene encoding protein PLASTID TRANSCRIPTIONALLY ACTIVE 12, chloroplastic, whose protein sequence is MASCSHPWLFPGMSPPPAASTAVPVPSFCKSSKVFASLRQRRKAGSVAPTRTRRCTIRCVKDESIHFDPSKIEAPPYSSYFDSTSGQLEPASGARASIPGQEYWPEGTAARVRAARAPAPVGESAGTPSLGKKPGSRRKGYKGQVASASAAGGAETSGDDGEFIVATEVPLDDTLEETNDSLNEYVIYEAPKEESLSEYEMDKMMGRPHPFVDPAKAMLAEEPKSSEELWWNWRRKSEAEMWSRWQRRRPDVDTVFAKAMAETGQIKIFGDHPTRTEAALAKTRRHLHKEERLEAEQRRLEEIGPIAYYSEWVEAYKQKDTSWEAIQKHFEETGEDANTQLITMFQHQTAGEYRIMMGTDVRIQRDPLAMRMREDQIKQIWGGDPVYPTVNYVQDPDEVIDYRSPEFHEPTPEVVPYLMEHGIMITKEELDARLMEEEEDINQDITYIPEVKDPMATAVDIGEHSFNEDSDDEEEVDKAVTLPESLEDEEDGGDEAVEVEGKVSQNWSVLKTTGQDEKPKEKLKKDQMSLKDAINESENLTDFLMDFEEDE, encoded by the exons ATGGCGTCTTGCTCCCACCCTTGGCTCTTCCCAG GCATGTCGCCGCCGCCGGCTGCCTCCACCGCCGTGCCGGTTCCGAGCTTCTGCAAGTCCTCG AAGGTGTTTGCTAGTTTGCGTCAGCGGAGAAAGGCAGGGTCAGTCGCGCCGACCAGAACGCGGAGATGCACGATCAGGTGCGTCAAGGACGAGTCTATCCATTTTGATCCGTCGAAGATCGAAGCGCCACCGTACTCCAGTTATTTCGACTCCACATCTGGTCAGCTCGAGCCAGCGTCAGGTGCCCGGGCAAGCATACCTGGGCAGGAGTACTGGCCGGAGGGCACTGCAGCCCGCGTCCGTGCTGCCCGTGCACCTGCACCGGTCGGGGAGTCGGCCGGGACTCCGTCTCTTGGCAAGAAACCCGGGAGTAGGAGGAAAGGGTACAAGGGGCAGGTAGCGTCTGCATCAGCGGCGGGCGGTGCGGAGACCAGTGGAGATGACGGCGAGTTCATTGTGGCCACTGAGGTTCCACTAGATGATACATTGGAGGAAACAAATGATTCGCTGAATGAATATGTCATTTACGAGGCGCCCAAGGAGGAGAGTTTGAGCGAGTATGAGATGGACAAGATGATGGGGCGGCCACACCCATTTGTTGACCCAGCAAAGGCGATGTTGGCAGAGGAACCGAAATCGAGCGAGGAGCTCTGGTGGAATTGGAGGAGGAAGTCCGAGGCAGAAATGTGGTCAAGGTGGCAGAGGAGGCGCCCAGATGTTGACACG GTCTTTGCAAAGGCAATGGCCGAAACTGGGCAGATTAAAATATTTGGAGATCACCCTACAAGAACAGAAGCTGCTCTTGCCAAGACAAGAAGACATTTACACAAAGAGGAAAG GTTAGAAGCAGAACAGAGGAGACTAGAAGAAATAGGACCAATAGCATACTATTCAGAATGGGTAGAAGCATATAAGCAAAAGGACACATCATGGGAAGCCATTCAGAAGCACTTTGAGGAGACTGGTGAAGATGCAAATACTCAACTTATAACAATGTTTCAACACCAAACTGCTGGGGAATATCGTATCATGATGGGCACTGATGTTCGTATACAACGAGATCCTTTGGCAATGAGGATGCGTGAAGACCAGATTAAACAGA TTTGGGGTGGTGATCCTGTTTACCCGACTGTGAACTATGTTCAGGATCCTGATGAAGTGATTGACTACAGGAGTCCGGAATTTCATGAGCCTACCCCTGAAGTTGTACCTTATTTGATGGAG CATGGGATAATGATCACGAAGGAAGAACTGGATGCACGTTtgatggaagaggaagaagacatCAATCAAGACATCACG TACATTCCTGAAGTCAAAGATCCCATGGCTACTGCTGTTGATATTGGAGAGCATTCT TTCAATGAAGATagtgatgatgaggaggaggttGACAAAGCTGTCACACTGCCCGAGTCACTAGAG GATGAGGAAGATGGCGGGGATGAGGCTGTGGAAGTTGAAGGGAAAGTGAGTCAAAACTGGAGTGTTCTAAAGACTACTGGGCAGGACGAAAAACCAAAG GAAAAGTTAAAGAAAGATCAGATGTCACTTAAAGACGCTATTAATGAGTCCGAGAACCTTACTGATTTCCTTATGGACTTTGAAGAAGATGAGTAA
- the LOC125544906 gene encoding wax ester synthase/diacylglycerol acyltransferase 11-like isoform X1, whose translation MEATTLRKRPLSIKTAAGREGRTAAEAELGEPVSPSARLVEDFYIIVLMGASTPLNLPALRAGIEAQLARYPHFRSIQVTDKDGELRWAPTTVNVENHLIRPTLDPAAVAANPDKAVEDYVASLSTLPMDRSQPLWEFHLFDFPTSEATSTAAIRVHHSLGDGMSLLTLLMACTRSAADPTRLPAMPPLPSRTGAIYQRPRPSAGVLAYLLWVWSFVVLAWHTVVDVAGFFATILFLKDPHTLFKRVNHAETQRKRIVHRRLSLDDVKFVKNAMKCTVNDVLIGVTYAALSRYHFRKSGETDTRKEIRVRSMLLVNLRPTTSLHACVDMIKSGKESHVKWGNELGFIILPFFIGMHSDPLDYVRKGKKVVDRKKSSLEVVFTHVAAEVIFKVFGLKAASAIFHRMISHTTISFANMTGPVEQVEFCGHPIVFIAPSGYGPPEALTVNYQSYVNTIMINLALDEGHFPDYDELLDDFVESLEDIKDAASRLGMHHGKA comes from the exons ATGGAGGCCACCACCCTGCGGAAGCGGCCGCTCTCGATCAAGACGGCCGCCGGACGCGAAGGGCGGACGGCGGCGGAAGCAGAGCTGGGGGAGCCGGTCAGCCCCTCCGCGAGGCTCGTGGAGGACTTCTACATCATCGTCCTCATGGGCGCCTCCACGCCCCTCAACCTCCCCGCCCTCCGCGCCGGCATCGAGGCCCAGCTCGCACGCTACCCGCACTTCCGCAGCATCCAG GTAACGGACAAGGACGGCGAGCTGCGGTGGGCGCCGACGACGGTGAACGTGGAAAACCACCTGATCCGCCCGACGCTGGACCCGGCCGCCGTGGCGGCCAACCCGGACAAGGCCGTGGAGGACTACGTGGCGTCCCTGTCGACGCTGCCCATGGACCGGTCCCAGCCGCTGTGGGAGTTCCACCTCTTCGACTTCCCGACCTCCGAGGCGACCTCCACCGCCGCGATCCGCGTGCACCACTCCCTCGGGGACGGCATGTCTCTGCTCACGCTCCTCATGGCCTGCACGCGCAGCGCCGCCGACCCGACCAGGTTGCCGGCCATGCCGCCGCTGCCATCGCGCACGGGCGCCATCTACCAGCGACCGCGCCCTTCGGCGGGCGTCCTGGCGTACCTCCTCTGGGTCTGGTCCTTCGTCGTGCTCGCCTGGCACACCGTGGTGGACGTCGCCGGCTTCTTCGCGACCATACTGTTCTTGAAGGATCCGCACACGCTGTTCAAGCGGGTGAACCACGCGGAGACGCAGCGCAAGCGCATCGTGCACCGGAGGCTTAGCCTCGACGACGTCAAGTTCGTCAAGAACGCCATGAAATGC ACAGTTAACGATGTGTTGATTGGAGTCACATACGCTGCCCTGTCGCGCTATCACTTCCGAAAGTCAG GTGAAACCGACACTCGCAAAGAGATACGCGTGCGCTCAATGCTTCTCGTCAACTTAAGGCCGACCACAAGCCTACAC GCATGTGTTGATATGATAAAGTCGGGCAAAGAAAGCCACGTGAAATGGGGAAATGAACTTGGGTTCATCATCCTTCCGTTCTTCATCGGCATGCACAGCGACCCGCTCGACTACGTTCGCAAGGGGAAGAAGGTTGTGGACAGGAAGAAGAGCTCACTGGAGGTGGTATTCACACATGTCGCCGCAGAAGTGATCTTCAAAGTGTTTGGACTGAAG GCAGCTTCGGCTATCTTCCATCGTATGATCTCCCATACCACCATATCGTTCGCCAACATGACTGGCCCGGTTGAACAGGTGGAGTTTTGTGGGCATCCAATCGTCTTCATCGCCCCTAGCGGCTATGGACCGCCAGAA GCCCTAACCGTGAATTATCAAAGCTATGTCAACACCATCATGATAAATCTAGCACTGGATGAGGGACACTTTCCTGACTATGATGAACTTTTGGATGACTTTGTTGAATCCCTTGAGGATATTAAGGATGCAGCTTCACGCCTTGGAATGCATCATGGGAAGGCCTAA
- the LOC125544906 gene encoding wax ester synthase/diacylglycerol acyltransferase 11-like isoform X2: protein MEATTLRKRPLSIKTAAGREGRTAAEAELGEPVSPSARLVEDFYIIVLMGASTPLNLPALRAGIEAQLARYPHFRSIQVTDKDGELRWAPTTVNVENHLIRPTLDPAAVAANPDKAVEDYVASLSTLPMDRSQPLWEFHLFDFPTSEATSTAAIRVHHSLGDGMSLLTLLMACTRSAADPTRLPAMPPLPSRTGAIYQRPRPSAGVLAYLLWVWSFVVLAWHTVVDVAGFFATILFLKDPHTLFKRVNHAETQRKRIVHRRLSLDDVKFVKNAMKCTVNDVLIGVTYAALSRYHFRKSGETDTRKEIRVRSMLLVNLRPTTSLHACVDMIKSGKESHVKWGNELGFIILPFFIGMHSDPLDYVRKGKKVVDRKKSSLEVVFTHVAAEVIFKVFGLKVTFWSFVSQC from the exons ATGGAGGCCACCACCCTGCGGAAGCGGCCGCTCTCGATCAAGACGGCCGCCGGACGCGAAGGGCGGACGGCGGCGGAAGCAGAGCTGGGGGAGCCGGTCAGCCCCTCCGCGAGGCTCGTGGAGGACTTCTACATCATCGTCCTCATGGGCGCCTCCACGCCCCTCAACCTCCCCGCCCTCCGCGCCGGCATCGAGGCCCAGCTCGCACGCTACCCGCACTTCCGCAGCATCCAG GTAACGGACAAGGACGGCGAGCTGCGGTGGGCGCCGACGACGGTGAACGTGGAAAACCACCTGATCCGCCCGACGCTGGACCCGGCCGCCGTGGCGGCCAACCCGGACAAGGCCGTGGAGGACTACGTGGCGTCCCTGTCGACGCTGCCCATGGACCGGTCCCAGCCGCTGTGGGAGTTCCACCTCTTCGACTTCCCGACCTCCGAGGCGACCTCCACCGCCGCGATCCGCGTGCACCACTCCCTCGGGGACGGCATGTCTCTGCTCACGCTCCTCATGGCCTGCACGCGCAGCGCCGCCGACCCGACCAGGTTGCCGGCCATGCCGCCGCTGCCATCGCGCACGGGCGCCATCTACCAGCGACCGCGCCCTTCGGCGGGCGTCCTGGCGTACCTCCTCTGGGTCTGGTCCTTCGTCGTGCTCGCCTGGCACACCGTGGTGGACGTCGCCGGCTTCTTCGCGACCATACTGTTCTTGAAGGATCCGCACACGCTGTTCAAGCGGGTGAACCACGCGGAGACGCAGCGCAAGCGCATCGTGCACCGGAGGCTTAGCCTCGACGACGTCAAGTTCGTCAAGAACGCCATGAAATGC ACAGTTAACGATGTGTTGATTGGAGTCACATACGCTGCCCTGTCGCGCTATCACTTCCGAAAGTCAG GTGAAACCGACACTCGCAAAGAGATACGCGTGCGCTCAATGCTTCTCGTCAACTTAAGGCCGACCACAAGCCTACAC GCATGTGTTGATATGATAAAGTCGGGCAAAGAAAGCCACGTGAAATGGGGAAATGAACTTGGGTTCATCATCCTTCCGTTCTTCATCGGCATGCACAGCGACCCGCTCGACTACGTTCGCAAGGGGAAGAAGGTTGTGGACAGGAAGAAGAGCTCACTGGAGGTGGTATTCACACATGTCGCCGCAGAAGTGATCTTCAAAGTGTTTGGACTGAAGGTAACATTTTGGTCCTTTGTATCACAGTGCTAA